One Setaria viridis chromosome 3, Setaria_viridis_v4.0, whole genome shotgun sequence DNA window includes the following coding sequences:
- the LOC117847622 gene encoding E3 SUMO-protein ligase SIZ1 isoform X1 has translation MADLASTCKDKLAYFRIKELKDILNQLGLPKQGKKQDLVDRVLALLSDEQGQRHLGWGRKNALTREAVAKVVDDTYSRKMQVQCAPDLASRSHSGSDFSHFRPKEEANDYYHVESKVRCLCSSTMLNDNMIKCEDAKCQVWQHMTCVLIPDRPTEGVSPEVPPHFYCELCRLSRADPFWLTIGNPLLPVKFMSSGVGNDGTSVSQSVEKTFQLSRSDRETIQRPEFELQVWCILINDKVQFRMQWPQYAELQVNGIPVRVVTRPGSQLLGINGRDDGPLVTTCSLREGINKISLSRVDTRTFCFGVRIVRRRTIAQVLSLIPKEGEGESFMDALARVRRCLGGGGATDNADSDSDLEVVTESVTVNLRCPNSGSRMRIAGRFKPCVHMGCFDLETFVELNQRSRKWQCPICLKNYSIENLMIDPYFNRITSLLRNCSEDVNELDVKPDGSWRVKGDAATRELSQWHMPDGTLCDSQEDTNPGVESLNEFKREGTSDGHRSLKLGIKRNPNGIWQFSSKADDKKPSVVGNHIQNNTGFPAPNAMISSPTGSYKDGEDASVNQEGGGIQFDISLNQEFDSFPRNFGQAYNTEDRQQQQQQQNAADVIVLSDSDEENDAIVRPPAVYENTATNGNNFPFATNGAKSGYPERYQEDAGVGTSGLGLLSSNAGDFEINNWQMHSYPQPEQGFQFFGTDTDVANPFVASHNSFNIAPEDYSLDCNVGIEEPSAAHDISIIRNSNEMHGSLVGNPLALAGDDPSLQILFPSQPSTVPLQEELSERANAPNGVHPDDWRISLTLAAGGGGNEESTSVDGLQSQPKVTSKEAGVEPLIDAARQPFSGSSWSTFQASALPSTNNDRCNGANLNPRRIENIFSHPRQPRSVRPRLCLSLDTDSE, from the exons atggcggacCTCGCTTCGACCTGCAAG GATAAACTTGCGTACTTTAGAATAAAGGAGCTCAAAGATATCTTAAATCAGCTGGGCTTACCGAAGCAGGGAAAGAAGCAG GACCTAGTCGACAGGGTGTTGGCGCTGTTATCAGATGAGCAAG GTCAGCGCCATCTTGGATGGGGAAGGAAAAATGCTCTTACAAGGGAGGCGGTGGCAAAAGTTGTTGATGACACATACAG CAGGAAAATGCAAGTTCAATGTGCTCCTGACCTAGCGTCTAGGAGCCACAGTGGATCAGATTTCAGTCATTTCAGGCCCAAAGAGGAAGCCAATGACTATTATCATGTGGAGTCTAAGGTCCGCTGCCTTTGCAGTAGTACCATGCTAAATGACAATATGATCAAG TGTGAAGATGCCAAATGCCAAGTGTGGCAGCATATGACCTGTGTACTCATTCCAGATAGGCCCACAGAGGGTGTTAGCCCTGAAGTTCCGcctcatttttattgtgaattgTGCCGACTGAGCCGGGCAGACCC GTTTTGGCTGACTATAGGAAATCCATTACTCCCTGTGAAATTCATGTCTTCTGGTGTTGGAAATGATGG AACAAGTGTATCCCAAAGTGTGGAGAAGACCTTCCAACTTTCTCGATCAGATAGAGAAACAATTCAGAGACCAGAATTTGAGCTCCAG GTTTGGTGCATTCTTATAAATGACAAAGTCCAATTCAGGATGCAATGGCCTCAATATGCAGAATTGCAAGTGAATG GTATTCCTGTACGAGTAGTGACCAGACCTGGTTCGCAGTTACTAGGGATAAATGGACGGGATGACGGGCCACTG GTAACCACATGCAGTCTAAGAGAAGGAATCAATAAAATCAGCTTATCAAGAGTTGATACTCGAACATTTTGCTTTGGAGTCCGAATTGTTAGGAGGAGGACTATTGCTCAG GTATTAAGCTTGATCCCAAAGGAAGGTGAAGGGGAGTCTTTTATGGATGCTCTTGCTCGTGTCCGGCGCTGTCTTGGAGGTGGAGGTGCTACAGATAATGCTGATAGTGACAGCGATCTGGAAGTGGTTACTGAATCTGTTACGGTCAACCTTCGTTGTCCT aATAGTGGATCCAGAATGAGGATTGCTGGAAGGTTCAAGCCTTGCGTTCACATGGGTTGTTTTGATCTTGAAACTTTTGTGGAACTGAATCAACGCTCTCGCAAG TGGCAGTGTCCAATATGTTTGAAGAATTACTCTATCGAGAACTTGATGATTGATCCTTATTTCAATCGGATTACTTCTTTG TTGCGCAATTGCAGTGAAGATGTTAATGAACTTGATGTTAAACCTGATGGGTCATGGCGTGTGAAGGGGGATGCTGCCACCAGAGAGCTATCTCAATGGCATATGCCTGATGGTACGCTTTGTGACTCACAGGAAGATACAAACCCTGGTGTGGAAAGTCTTAATGAATTCAAGAGAGAGGGTACTTCTGATGGACATAGAAGTCTTAAACTTGGAATCAAGAGAAATCCAAATGGAATATGGCAATTTAGCAGTAAGGCAGATGACAAGAAACCTTCTGTGGTTGGTAATCACATCCAGAACAACACTGGGTTTCCAGCACCAAACGCTATGATCAGTAGCCCCACTGGGAGTTACAAAGATGGAGAAGACGCAAGTGTGAACCAAGAAGGGGGTGGTATTCAATTTGATATATCACTGAACCAAGAGTTTGACAGTTTTCCTCGTAACTTTGGTCAGGCATACAATACAGAGGatagacagcagcagcagcagcaacagaatGCTGCAGATGTCATTGTTCTTAGTGATTCTGATGAAGAAAATGATGCTATTGTTCGCCCGCCAGCTGTCTATGAAAATACTGCTACAAATGGCAACAATTTTCCTTTTGCCACTAATGGTGCTAAATCTGGATATCCTGAAAGATACCAGGAGGATGCTGGCGTCGGTACAAGTGGCCTTGGTTTATTAAGCAGTAATGCTGGTGATTTTGAGATAAATAACTGGCAAATGCATTCTTATCCACAACCAGAGCAAGGGTTCCAGTTTTTTGGGACTGATACTGATGTTGCCAATCCTTTTGTTGCTTCACATAATTCCTTTAATATTGCACCAGAAGACTATTCTCTTGATTGTAATGTTGGCATAGAGGAGCCGTCAGCAGCTCACGATATTTCAATTATCCGGAACAGTAATGAAATGCATGGAAGCTTGGTTGGTAACCCATTGGCTTTAGCAGGCGATGATCCATCTTTGCAAATTTTGTTTCCAAGTCAACCTTCCACTGTTCCCCTTCAGGAAGAATTGAGCGAGCGTGCTAATGCTCCAAATGGGGTCCACCCTGATGATTGGAGGATCTCTCTTACACTTGCGGCAGGTGGAGGTGGCAATGAAGAGTCTACAAGTGTTGATGGTCTACAATCACAGCCAAAAGTTACATCTAAAGAGGCAGGGGTCGAGCCTTTAATTGATGCTG CCCGACAACCATTTTCAGGATCATCATGGTCAACTTTTCAAG CTTCTGCTCTCCCAAGCACGAACAATGACAGATGCAATGGAGCGAATCTAAATCCAAGAAGgattgaaaatatattttctCATCCTCGCCAACCGCGGTCTGTTAGGCCTCGCCTGTGTTTATCATTAGATACTGATTCAGAGTAG
- the LOC117847622 gene encoding E3 SUMO-protein ligase SIZ1 isoform X5, whose amino-acid sequence MADLASTCKDKLAYFRIKELKDILNQLGLPKQGKKQDLVDRVLALLSDEQGQRHLGWGRKNALTREAVAKVVDDTYSRKMQVQCAPDLASRSHSGSDFSHFRPKEEANDYYHVESKVRCLCSSTMLNDNMIKCEDAKCQVWQHMTCVLIPDRPTEGVSPEVPPHFYCELCRLSRADPFWLTIGNPLLPVKFMSSGVGNDGTSVSQSVEKTFQLSRSDRETIQRPEFELQVWCILINDKVQFRMQWPQYAELQVNGIPVRVVTRPGSQLLGINGRDDGPLVTTCSLREGINKISLSRVDTRTFCFGVRIVRRRTIAQVLSLIPKEGEGESFMDALARVRRCLGGGGATDNADSDSDLEVVTESVTVNLRCPNSGSRMRIAGRFKPCVHMGCFDLETFVELNQRSRKWQCPICLKNYSIENLMIDPYFNRITSLLRNCSEDVNELDVKPDGSWRVKGDAATRELSQWHMPDGTLCDSQEDTNPGVESLNEFKREGTSDGHRSLKLGIKRNPNGIWQFSSKADDKKPSVVGNHIQNNTGFPAPNAMISSPTGSYKDGEDASVNQEGGGIQFDISLNQEFDSFPRNFGQAYNTEDRQQQQQQQNAADVIVLSDSDEENDAIVRPPAVYENTATNGNNFPFATNGAKSGYPERYQEDAGVGTSGLGLLSSNAGDFEINNWQMHSYPQPEQGFQFFGTDTDVANPFVASHNSFNIAPEDYSLDCNVGIEEPSAAHDISIIRNSNEMHGSLVGNPLALAGDDPSLQILFPSQPSTVPLQEELSERANAPNGVHPDDWRISLTLAAGGGGNEESTSVDGLQSQPKVTSKEAGVEPLIDAARQPFSGSSWSTFQGRHLSFCSPKHEQ is encoded by the exons atggcggacCTCGCTTCGACCTGCAAG GATAAACTTGCGTACTTTAGAATAAAGGAGCTCAAAGATATCTTAAATCAGCTGGGCTTACCGAAGCAGGGAAAGAAGCAG GACCTAGTCGACAGGGTGTTGGCGCTGTTATCAGATGAGCAAG GTCAGCGCCATCTTGGATGGGGAAGGAAAAATGCTCTTACAAGGGAGGCGGTGGCAAAAGTTGTTGATGACACATACAG CAGGAAAATGCAAGTTCAATGTGCTCCTGACCTAGCGTCTAGGAGCCACAGTGGATCAGATTTCAGTCATTTCAGGCCCAAAGAGGAAGCCAATGACTATTATCATGTGGAGTCTAAGGTCCGCTGCCTTTGCAGTAGTACCATGCTAAATGACAATATGATCAAG TGTGAAGATGCCAAATGCCAAGTGTGGCAGCATATGACCTGTGTACTCATTCCAGATAGGCCCACAGAGGGTGTTAGCCCTGAAGTTCCGcctcatttttattgtgaattgTGCCGACTGAGCCGGGCAGACCC GTTTTGGCTGACTATAGGAAATCCATTACTCCCTGTGAAATTCATGTCTTCTGGTGTTGGAAATGATGG AACAAGTGTATCCCAAAGTGTGGAGAAGACCTTCCAACTTTCTCGATCAGATAGAGAAACAATTCAGAGACCAGAATTTGAGCTCCAG GTTTGGTGCATTCTTATAAATGACAAAGTCCAATTCAGGATGCAATGGCCTCAATATGCAGAATTGCAAGTGAATG GTATTCCTGTACGAGTAGTGACCAGACCTGGTTCGCAGTTACTAGGGATAAATGGACGGGATGACGGGCCACTG GTAACCACATGCAGTCTAAGAGAAGGAATCAATAAAATCAGCTTATCAAGAGTTGATACTCGAACATTTTGCTTTGGAGTCCGAATTGTTAGGAGGAGGACTATTGCTCAG GTATTAAGCTTGATCCCAAAGGAAGGTGAAGGGGAGTCTTTTATGGATGCTCTTGCTCGTGTCCGGCGCTGTCTTGGAGGTGGAGGTGCTACAGATAATGCTGATAGTGACAGCGATCTGGAAGTGGTTACTGAATCTGTTACGGTCAACCTTCGTTGTCCT aATAGTGGATCCAGAATGAGGATTGCTGGAAGGTTCAAGCCTTGCGTTCACATGGGTTGTTTTGATCTTGAAACTTTTGTGGAACTGAATCAACGCTCTCGCAAG TGGCAGTGTCCAATATGTTTGAAGAATTACTCTATCGAGAACTTGATGATTGATCCTTATTTCAATCGGATTACTTCTTTG TTGCGCAATTGCAGTGAAGATGTTAATGAACTTGATGTTAAACCTGATGGGTCATGGCGTGTGAAGGGGGATGCTGCCACCAGAGAGCTATCTCAATGGCATATGCCTGATGGTACGCTTTGTGACTCACAGGAAGATACAAACCCTGGTGTGGAAAGTCTTAATGAATTCAAGAGAGAGGGTACTTCTGATGGACATAGAAGTCTTAAACTTGGAATCAAGAGAAATCCAAATGGAATATGGCAATTTAGCAGTAAGGCAGATGACAAGAAACCTTCTGTGGTTGGTAATCACATCCAGAACAACACTGGGTTTCCAGCACCAAACGCTATGATCAGTAGCCCCACTGGGAGTTACAAAGATGGAGAAGACGCAAGTGTGAACCAAGAAGGGGGTGGTATTCAATTTGATATATCACTGAACCAAGAGTTTGACAGTTTTCCTCGTAACTTTGGTCAGGCATACAATACAGAGGatagacagcagcagcagcagcaacagaatGCTGCAGATGTCATTGTTCTTAGTGATTCTGATGAAGAAAATGATGCTATTGTTCGCCCGCCAGCTGTCTATGAAAATACTGCTACAAATGGCAACAATTTTCCTTTTGCCACTAATGGTGCTAAATCTGGATATCCTGAAAGATACCAGGAGGATGCTGGCGTCGGTACAAGTGGCCTTGGTTTATTAAGCAGTAATGCTGGTGATTTTGAGATAAATAACTGGCAAATGCATTCTTATCCACAACCAGAGCAAGGGTTCCAGTTTTTTGGGACTGATACTGATGTTGCCAATCCTTTTGTTGCTTCACATAATTCCTTTAATATTGCACCAGAAGACTATTCTCTTGATTGTAATGTTGGCATAGAGGAGCCGTCAGCAGCTCACGATATTTCAATTATCCGGAACAGTAATGAAATGCATGGAAGCTTGGTTGGTAACCCATTGGCTTTAGCAGGCGATGATCCATCTTTGCAAATTTTGTTTCCAAGTCAACCTTCCACTGTTCCCCTTCAGGAAGAATTGAGCGAGCGTGCTAATGCTCCAAATGGGGTCCACCCTGATGATTGGAGGATCTCTCTTACACTTGCGGCAGGTGGAGGTGGCAATGAAGAGTCTACAAGTGTTGATGGTCTACAATCACAGCCAAAAGTTACATCTAAAGAGGCAGGGGTCGAGCCTTTAATTGATGCTG CCCGACAACCATTTTCAGGATCATCATGGTCAACTTTTCAAGGCAGGCATCTtag CTTCTGCTCTCCCAAGCACGAACAATGA
- the LOC117847622 gene encoding E3 SUMO-protein ligase SIZ1 isoform X2: MADLASTCKDKLAYFRIKELKDILNQLGLPKQGKKQDLVDRVLALLSDEQGQRHLGWGRKNALTREAVAKVVDDTYRKMQVQCAPDLASRSHSGSDFSHFRPKEEANDYYHVESKVRCLCSSTMLNDNMIKCEDAKCQVWQHMTCVLIPDRPTEGVSPEVPPHFYCELCRLSRADPFWLTIGNPLLPVKFMSSGVGNDGTSVSQSVEKTFQLSRSDRETIQRPEFELQVWCILINDKVQFRMQWPQYAELQVNGIPVRVVTRPGSQLLGINGRDDGPLVTTCSLREGINKISLSRVDTRTFCFGVRIVRRRTIAQVLSLIPKEGEGESFMDALARVRRCLGGGGATDNADSDSDLEVVTESVTVNLRCPNSGSRMRIAGRFKPCVHMGCFDLETFVELNQRSRKWQCPICLKNYSIENLMIDPYFNRITSLLRNCSEDVNELDVKPDGSWRVKGDAATRELSQWHMPDGTLCDSQEDTNPGVESLNEFKREGTSDGHRSLKLGIKRNPNGIWQFSSKADDKKPSVVGNHIQNNTGFPAPNAMISSPTGSYKDGEDASVNQEGGGIQFDISLNQEFDSFPRNFGQAYNTEDRQQQQQQQNAADVIVLSDSDEENDAIVRPPAVYENTATNGNNFPFATNGAKSGYPERYQEDAGVGTSGLGLLSSNAGDFEINNWQMHSYPQPEQGFQFFGTDTDVANPFVASHNSFNIAPEDYSLDCNVGIEEPSAAHDISIIRNSNEMHGSLVGNPLALAGDDPSLQILFPSQPSTVPLQEELSERANAPNGVHPDDWRISLTLAAGGGGNEESTSVDGLQSQPKVTSKEAGVEPLIDAARQPFSGSSWSTFQASALPSTNNDRCNGANLNPRRIENIFSHPRQPRSVRPRLCLSLDTDSE, encoded by the exons atggcggacCTCGCTTCGACCTGCAAG GATAAACTTGCGTACTTTAGAATAAAGGAGCTCAAAGATATCTTAAATCAGCTGGGCTTACCGAAGCAGGGAAAGAAGCAG GACCTAGTCGACAGGGTGTTGGCGCTGTTATCAGATGAGCAAG GTCAGCGCCATCTTGGATGGGGAAGGAAAAATGCTCTTACAAGGGAGGCGGTGGCAAAAGTTGTTGATGACACATACAG GAAAATGCAAGTTCAATGTGCTCCTGACCTAGCGTCTAGGAGCCACAGTGGATCAGATTTCAGTCATTTCAGGCCCAAAGAGGAAGCCAATGACTATTATCATGTGGAGTCTAAGGTCCGCTGCCTTTGCAGTAGTACCATGCTAAATGACAATATGATCAAG TGTGAAGATGCCAAATGCCAAGTGTGGCAGCATATGACCTGTGTACTCATTCCAGATAGGCCCACAGAGGGTGTTAGCCCTGAAGTTCCGcctcatttttattgtgaattgTGCCGACTGAGCCGGGCAGACCC GTTTTGGCTGACTATAGGAAATCCATTACTCCCTGTGAAATTCATGTCTTCTGGTGTTGGAAATGATGG AACAAGTGTATCCCAAAGTGTGGAGAAGACCTTCCAACTTTCTCGATCAGATAGAGAAACAATTCAGAGACCAGAATTTGAGCTCCAG GTTTGGTGCATTCTTATAAATGACAAAGTCCAATTCAGGATGCAATGGCCTCAATATGCAGAATTGCAAGTGAATG GTATTCCTGTACGAGTAGTGACCAGACCTGGTTCGCAGTTACTAGGGATAAATGGACGGGATGACGGGCCACTG GTAACCACATGCAGTCTAAGAGAAGGAATCAATAAAATCAGCTTATCAAGAGTTGATACTCGAACATTTTGCTTTGGAGTCCGAATTGTTAGGAGGAGGACTATTGCTCAG GTATTAAGCTTGATCCCAAAGGAAGGTGAAGGGGAGTCTTTTATGGATGCTCTTGCTCGTGTCCGGCGCTGTCTTGGAGGTGGAGGTGCTACAGATAATGCTGATAGTGACAGCGATCTGGAAGTGGTTACTGAATCTGTTACGGTCAACCTTCGTTGTCCT aATAGTGGATCCAGAATGAGGATTGCTGGAAGGTTCAAGCCTTGCGTTCACATGGGTTGTTTTGATCTTGAAACTTTTGTGGAACTGAATCAACGCTCTCGCAAG TGGCAGTGTCCAATATGTTTGAAGAATTACTCTATCGAGAACTTGATGATTGATCCTTATTTCAATCGGATTACTTCTTTG TTGCGCAATTGCAGTGAAGATGTTAATGAACTTGATGTTAAACCTGATGGGTCATGGCGTGTGAAGGGGGATGCTGCCACCAGAGAGCTATCTCAATGGCATATGCCTGATGGTACGCTTTGTGACTCACAGGAAGATACAAACCCTGGTGTGGAAAGTCTTAATGAATTCAAGAGAGAGGGTACTTCTGATGGACATAGAAGTCTTAAACTTGGAATCAAGAGAAATCCAAATGGAATATGGCAATTTAGCAGTAAGGCAGATGACAAGAAACCTTCTGTGGTTGGTAATCACATCCAGAACAACACTGGGTTTCCAGCACCAAACGCTATGATCAGTAGCCCCACTGGGAGTTACAAAGATGGAGAAGACGCAAGTGTGAACCAAGAAGGGGGTGGTATTCAATTTGATATATCACTGAACCAAGAGTTTGACAGTTTTCCTCGTAACTTTGGTCAGGCATACAATACAGAGGatagacagcagcagcagcagcaacagaatGCTGCAGATGTCATTGTTCTTAGTGATTCTGATGAAGAAAATGATGCTATTGTTCGCCCGCCAGCTGTCTATGAAAATACTGCTACAAATGGCAACAATTTTCCTTTTGCCACTAATGGTGCTAAATCTGGATATCCTGAAAGATACCAGGAGGATGCTGGCGTCGGTACAAGTGGCCTTGGTTTATTAAGCAGTAATGCTGGTGATTTTGAGATAAATAACTGGCAAATGCATTCTTATCCACAACCAGAGCAAGGGTTCCAGTTTTTTGGGACTGATACTGATGTTGCCAATCCTTTTGTTGCTTCACATAATTCCTTTAATATTGCACCAGAAGACTATTCTCTTGATTGTAATGTTGGCATAGAGGAGCCGTCAGCAGCTCACGATATTTCAATTATCCGGAACAGTAATGAAATGCATGGAAGCTTGGTTGGTAACCCATTGGCTTTAGCAGGCGATGATCCATCTTTGCAAATTTTGTTTCCAAGTCAACCTTCCACTGTTCCCCTTCAGGAAGAATTGAGCGAGCGTGCTAATGCTCCAAATGGGGTCCACCCTGATGATTGGAGGATCTCTCTTACACTTGCGGCAGGTGGAGGTGGCAATGAAGAGTCTACAAGTGTTGATGGTCTACAATCACAGCCAAAAGTTACATCTAAAGAGGCAGGGGTCGAGCCTTTAATTGATGCTG CCCGACAACCATTTTCAGGATCATCATGGTCAACTTTTCAAG CTTCTGCTCTCCCAAGCACGAACAATGACAGATGCAATGGAGCGAATCTAAATCCAAGAAGgattgaaaatatattttctCATCCTCGCCAACCGCGGTCTGTTAGGCCTCGCCTGTGTTTATCATTAGATACTGATTCAGAGTAG
- the LOC117847622 gene encoding E3 SUMO-protein ligase SIZ1 isoform X3, with protein MADLASTCKDKLAYFRIKELKDILNQLGLPKQGKKQDLVDRVLALLSDEQGQRHLGWGRKNALTREAVAKVVDDTYSRKMQVQCAPDLASRSHSGSDFSHFRPKEEANDYYHVESKVRCLCSSTMLNDNMIKCEDAKCQVWQHMTCVLIPDRPTEGVSPEVPPHFYCELCRLSRADPFWLTIGNPLLPVKFMSSGVGNDGTSVSQSVEKTFQLSRSDRETIQRPEFELQVWCILINDKVQFRMQWPQYAELQVNGIPVRVVTRPGSQLLGINGRDDGPLVTTCSLREGINKISLSRVDTRTFCFGVRIVRRRTIAQVLSLIPKEGEGESFMDALARVRRCLGGGGATDNADSDSDLEVVTESVTVNLRCPNSGSRMRIAGRFKPCVHMGCFDLETFVELNQRSRKWQCPICLKNYSIENLMIDPYFNRITSLLRNCSEDVNELDVKPDGSWRVKGDAATRELSQWHMPDGTLCDSQEDTNPGVESLNEFKREGTSDGHRSLKLGIKRNPNGIWQFSSKADDKKPSVVGNHIQNNTGFPAPNAMISSPTGSYKDGEDASVNQEGGGIQFDISLNQEFDSFPRNFGQAYNTEDRQQQQQQQNAADVIVLSDSDEENDAIVRPPAVYENTATNGNNFPFATNGAKSGYPERYQEDAGVGTSGLGLLSSNAGDFEINNWQMHSYPQPEQGFQFFGTDTDVANPFVASHNSFNIAPEDYSLDCNVGIEEPSAAHDISIIRNSNEMHGSLVGNPLALAGDDPSLQILFPSQPSTVPLQEELSERANAPNGVHPDDWRISLTLAAGGGGNEESTSVDGLQSQPKVTSKEAGVEPLIDAASALPSTNNDRCNGANLNPRRIENIFSHPRQPRSVRPRLCLSLDTDSE; from the exons atggcggacCTCGCTTCGACCTGCAAG GATAAACTTGCGTACTTTAGAATAAAGGAGCTCAAAGATATCTTAAATCAGCTGGGCTTACCGAAGCAGGGAAAGAAGCAG GACCTAGTCGACAGGGTGTTGGCGCTGTTATCAGATGAGCAAG GTCAGCGCCATCTTGGATGGGGAAGGAAAAATGCTCTTACAAGGGAGGCGGTGGCAAAAGTTGTTGATGACACATACAG CAGGAAAATGCAAGTTCAATGTGCTCCTGACCTAGCGTCTAGGAGCCACAGTGGATCAGATTTCAGTCATTTCAGGCCCAAAGAGGAAGCCAATGACTATTATCATGTGGAGTCTAAGGTCCGCTGCCTTTGCAGTAGTACCATGCTAAATGACAATATGATCAAG TGTGAAGATGCCAAATGCCAAGTGTGGCAGCATATGACCTGTGTACTCATTCCAGATAGGCCCACAGAGGGTGTTAGCCCTGAAGTTCCGcctcatttttattgtgaattgTGCCGACTGAGCCGGGCAGACCC GTTTTGGCTGACTATAGGAAATCCATTACTCCCTGTGAAATTCATGTCTTCTGGTGTTGGAAATGATGG AACAAGTGTATCCCAAAGTGTGGAGAAGACCTTCCAACTTTCTCGATCAGATAGAGAAACAATTCAGAGACCAGAATTTGAGCTCCAG GTTTGGTGCATTCTTATAAATGACAAAGTCCAATTCAGGATGCAATGGCCTCAATATGCAGAATTGCAAGTGAATG GTATTCCTGTACGAGTAGTGACCAGACCTGGTTCGCAGTTACTAGGGATAAATGGACGGGATGACGGGCCACTG GTAACCACATGCAGTCTAAGAGAAGGAATCAATAAAATCAGCTTATCAAGAGTTGATACTCGAACATTTTGCTTTGGAGTCCGAATTGTTAGGAGGAGGACTATTGCTCAG GTATTAAGCTTGATCCCAAAGGAAGGTGAAGGGGAGTCTTTTATGGATGCTCTTGCTCGTGTCCGGCGCTGTCTTGGAGGTGGAGGTGCTACAGATAATGCTGATAGTGACAGCGATCTGGAAGTGGTTACTGAATCTGTTACGGTCAACCTTCGTTGTCCT aATAGTGGATCCAGAATGAGGATTGCTGGAAGGTTCAAGCCTTGCGTTCACATGGGTTGTTTTGATCTTGAAACTTTTGTGGAACTGAATCAACGCTCTCGCAAG TGGCAGTGTCCAATATGTTTGAAGAATTACTCTATCGAGAACTTGATGATTGATCCTTATTTCAATCGGATTACTTCTTTG TTGCGCAATTGCAGTGAAGATGTTAATGAACTTGATGTTAAACCTGATGGGTCATGGCGTGTGAAGGGGGATGCTGCCACCAGAGAGCTATCTCAATGGCATATGCCTGATGGTACGCTTTGTGACTCACAGGAAGATACAAACCCTGGTGTGGAAAGTCTTAATGAATTCAAGAGAGAGGGTACTTCTGATGGACATAGAAGTCTTAAACTTGGAATCAAGAGAAATCCAAATGGAATATGGCAATTTAGCAGTAAGGCAGATGACAAGAAACCTTCTGTGGTTGGTAATCACATCCAGAACAACACTGGGTTTCCAGCACCAAACGCTATGATCAGTAGCCCCACTGGGAGTTACAAAGATGGAGAAGACGCAAGTGTGAACCAAGAAGGGGGTGGTATTCAATTTGATATATCACTGAACCAAGAGTTTGACAGTTTTCCTCGTAACTTTGGTCAGGCATACAATACAGAGGatagacagcagcagcagcagcaacagaatGCTGCAGATGTCATTGTTCTTAGTGATTCTGATGAAGAAAATGATGCTATTGTTCGCCCGCCAGCTGTCTATGAAAATACTGCTACAAATGGCAACAATTTTCCTTTTGCCACTAATGGTGCTAAATCTGGATATCCTGAAAGATACCAGGAGGATGCTGGCGTCGGTACAAGTGGCCTTGGTTTATTAAGCAGTAATGCTGGTGATTTTGAGATAAATAACTGGCAAATGCATTCTTATCCACAACCAGAGCAAGGGTTCCAGTTTTTTGGGACTGATACTGATGTTGCCAATCCTTTTGTTGCTTCACATAATTCCTTTAATATTGCACCAGAAGACTATTCTCTTGATTGTAATGTTGGCATAGAGGAGCCGTCAGCAGCTCACGATATTTCAATTATCCGGAACAGTAATGAAATGCATGGAAGCTTGGTTGGTAACCCATTGGCTTTAGCAGGCGATGATCCATCTTTGCAAATTTTGTTTCCAAGTCAACCTTCCACTGTTCCCCTTCAGGAAGAATTGAGCGAGCGTGCTAATGCTCCAAATGGGGTCCACCCTGATGATTGGAGGATCTCTCTTACACTTGCGGCAGGTGGAGGTGGCAATGAAGAGTCTACAAGTGTTGATGGTCTACAATCACAGCCAAAAGTTACATCTAAAGAGGCAGGGGTCGAGCCTTTAATTGATGCTG CTTCTGCTCTCCCAAGCACGAACAATGACAGATGCAATGGAGCGAATCTAAATCCAAGAAGgattgaaaatatattttctCATCCTCGCCAACCGCGGTCTGTTAGGCCTCGCCTGTGTTTATCATTAGATACTGATTCAGAGTAG